In the genome of Candidatus Omnitrophota bacterium, one region contains:
- the thiC gene encoding phosphomethylpyrimidine synthase ThiC: MTQLEAAKKNIITALVEEIAKSESIPAEVLSCLIKKSKAVIPLNKNHRVARPFAVGMGLRTKVNANIGTSTDHPDIEEELKKLDAACSAGADAVMDLSVGADIALIRKKIIDSSPVPVGTVPIYEIAVNSASRKNKPLGFDIEDILEVLQLQAKQGVDFFTIHAGVTIKSVEALNRSKRIMGVVSRGGAILAAWIKTHKKENPFYEHFDKILDIAYEHDVCLSLGDALRPGSIFDATDKAQIAELKILGELAARANKKNVQVMIEGPGHVPLNQVKKNILLEKKICKGAPFYVLGPLVTDVAAGYDHISASIGGALAASYGADFLCYVTPSEHLRHPDINDVKEGVIASRIAAHAADLVKGVKSAWEWDKKMSLARRARDWNKQIELSIDPVKAKEYRMSSRPADEKVCTMCGKYCSIKLTEECIEA, encoded by the coding sequence ATGACTCAATTAGAAGCTGCCAAGAAAAATATCATCACTGCATTAGTGGAAGAAATAGCCAAGAGTGAATCCATACCCGCAGAAGTTTTATCCTGCCTGATTAAAAAATCCAAAGCCGTAATTCCGCTTAATAAAAACCATAGGGTTGCCCGTCCGTTTGCGGTTGGGATGGGCCTTAGGACTAAGGTCAATGCCAATATCGGCACCTCTACAGATCATCCTGACATAGAAGAAGAATTAAAAAAGCTTGACGCGGCCTGCAGCGCAGGGGCAGACGCGGTTATGGATTTAAGCGTGGGGGCAGATATTGCGCTTATACGAAAAAAAATAATTGATTCTTCTCCTGTTCCCGTGGGCACCGTGCCGATTTATGAAATCGCGGTAAATTCCGCCAGCAGAAAAAATAAGCCACTTGGTTTTGATATTGAGGACATCCTTGAGGTCTTGCAGCTTCAGGCAAAACAAGGGGTGGATTTCTTTACGATACACGCGGGAGTTACCATAAAAAGCGTGGAAGCCTTAAACAGATCAAAAAGGATCATGGGAGTCGTTTCTCGTGGAGGGGCGATTTTAGCGGCATGGATTAAAACCCATAAGAAAGAAAACCCCTTTTATGAGCATTTTGATAAGATTCTGGATATAGCCTATGAGCATGATGTTTGTTTAAGCTTAGGGGATGCCTTAAGGCCGGGTTCGATATTTGACGCTACGGACAAAGCCCAAATCGCGGAATTAAAAATTCTAGGAGAGCTTGCCGCAAGGGCAAACAAGAAAAACGTGCAGGTGATGATTGAGGGGCCGGGGCATGTGCCTTTAAATCAGGTGAAGAAGAATATTCTTTTAGAGAAAAAGATTTGTAAGGGCGCGCCGTTTTATGTCTTGGGCCCTTTGGTCACTGATGTTGCTGCCGGATACGACCATATAAGCGCCAGTATCGGAGGGGCGCTGGCGGCAAGTTACGGGGCGGATTTCCTCTGTTATGTGACCCCGTCGGAACACCTGCGCCATCCGGATATCAATGATGTAAAAGAGGGGGTAATCGCTTCGCGTATTGCCGCTCATGCCGCAGACTTGGTAAAAGGGGTAAAATCAGCCTGGGAGTGGGATAAAAAGATGTCCCTGGCCCGAAGAGCCCGTGATTGGAATAAGCAGATAGAGTTATCCATTGACCCTGTTAAAGCAAAAGAATACAGAATGTCATCGCGCCCTGCCGACGAGAAAGTTTGCACTATGTGCGGGAAATATTGTTCTATAAAATTAACTGAAGAATGCATAGAAGCTTGA
- a CDS encoding M23 family metallopeptidase, with the protein MIIYFAAGCASLPQQQDQPETRKADIIIGGFIWPLKGQVVSQDRGLNIRASAAGQNVVSSRSGRVVYLDNDFRGYGKTIIIEHPEDFLTVYSGNSEILIKNGDEVKAGDLIAKSGKLLHFQIRKGYTAEDPFVYLQ; encoded by the coding sequence GTGATTATTTATTTTGCGGCAGGATGTGCCAGCCTGCCGCAGCAGCAGGACCAGCCTGAAACGCGCAAGGCAGATATTATTATAGGAGGCTTTATCTGGCCGCTTAAGGGCCAGGTTGTTTCACAGGACAGGGGATTAAATATCCGCGCATCTGCGGCAGGGCAGAATGTAGTTTCTTCGCGCTCAGGCAGGGTAGTTTATTTAGATAATGACTTCAGGGGTTATGGCAAGACCATTATTATTGAGCATCCGGAAGATTTCTTAACAGTCTATTCCGGCAATTCAGAGATCTTAATTAAGAATGGCGACGAAGTTAAAGCGGGGGACTTGATCGCTAAAAGCGGCAAGCTGTTGCATTTTCAGATAAGAAAAGGTTACACCGCCGAAGACCCGTTTGTTTATTTACAATAA
- a CDS encoding metallophosphoesterase, translating to MIKIGVIADTHIPDRAKEIPAKIMEDFKNADMVIHAGDIVEEQVLVQLRSVCKQVYAVAGNMDSAKLQEQLKAKEVIKAGKYSIGLLHGAGHPNQMIKYISSQFKPGEVDVVVFGHSHIPFNEKIGKTIYFNPGSATDQIFSPYNSYGIIELDDKNISARIIKV from the coding sequence ATGATTAAAATAGGAGTAATCGCGGATACGCATATACCGGACAGGGCAAAAGAGATTCCCGCTAAAATCATGGAAGATTTCAAAAATGCGGATATGGTCATTCACGCCGGGGATATTGTTGAAGAGCAGGTCTTGGTGCAGTTAAGGTCTGTTTGTAAACAGGTTTACGCGGTCGCCGGGAATATGGATTCCGCTAAGCTTCAAGAACAGCTTAAGGCCAAAGAGGTTATTAAGGCCGGTAAATATTCTATCGGCTTATTGCATGGCGCGGGGCATCCGAATCAGATGATAAAATATATTTCAAGCCAATTTAAGCCGGGCGAAGTGGATGTGGTGGTTTTTGGCCATTCGCATATTCCGTTTAACGAAAAGATAGGAAAGACGATTTATTTTAATCCCGGAAGCGCCACTGATCAGATCTTTTCTCCGTATAATTCTTATGGTATCATAGAATTAGATGATAAAAACATATCGGCGCGTATAATAAAGGTTTAA
- a CDS encoding HIT domain-containing protein encodes MDRLWAPWRGKYVSCAGKHKGCIFCKASKRNTKDYVVFKTKSSLCMLNIFPYNNGHLMVSPLRHTKDMASLTQKEILDLFSSLNKAKSLLDKILKPHGYNIGINISRVAGAGVVGHLHIHIVPRWPGDTNFMPVTGQTKVISQSLRELHRKLKHAYAKKI; translated from the coding sequence ATGGATAGGCTTTGGGCACCATGGAGAGGTAAATATGTGTCTTGCGCAGGCAAGCATAAAGGTTGTATTTTTTGTAAAGCCTCCAAAAGAAATACCAAAGATTATGTGGTATTTAAAACAAAAAGCAGTTTGTGCATGCTTAATATATTTCCTTATAACAACGGGCATTTGATGGTTTCTCCATTGCGCCATACCAAAGATATGGCCAGTTTAACGCAGAAAGAAATATTGGACCTGTTTTCCTCTTTGAATAAGGCCAAGTCGCTATTGGATAAAATATTAAAGCCGCATGGTTATAATATAGGGATAAACATTTCCCGCGTTGCCGGAGCCGGCGTTGTGGGGCATTTGCATATTCATATTGTGCCTCGTTGGCCGGGCGACACAAATTTTATGCCTGTGACCGGACAGACAAAAGTTATTTCCCAATCCCTGCGGGAATTACACAGAAAGCTTAAACATGCTTACGCAAAAAAAATTTAA
- a CDS encoding deoxyguanosinetriphosphate triphosphohydrolase: MLTQKKFKDCEDNLLACYAMKSYNTRGRMHKEKEHLYRSSYQRDRDRIVHSAAFRRLEYKTQVFVNIEGDYYRTRLTHTIEVAQIARTIAYSLRLNMDLTEAIALAHDLGHTPFGHAGEEILDELMRREGGFNHNIHGLRVVDFLEERYPDFPGLNLSWEVREGIAKHSSCFDKAGAIKDLAINESPTLEAQVVDIADEIAYDNHDIDDGITSGLLKDSDLEGVAIWDNLCSKISKEHPNIKSDLRKHLLVRSLIDMEVTDLINYTQKRLADLKIKSSMEAKKLKEKVVSLSPQMLSLRKPLRALLMLKLYKHYRVARMSIKAKRFIRELFNFYLAYPQALPSALQAKIKAQGEKRVICDYIAGMTDRYALDEYKKLFDPYEKV, translated from the coding sequence ATGCTTACGCAAAAAAAATTTAAAGACTGCGAAGATAATCTTCTTGCCTGTTACGCGATGAAAAGTTATAATACTCGTGGCAGGATGCATAAAGAGAAAGAGCATCTGTATCGGTCTAGTTATCAGCGCGACCGGGACAGGATCGTGCATTCGGCTGCCTTTCGAAGGCTGGAATATAAAACACAGGTCTTTGTCAATATTGAAGGCGATTATTACCGCACGCGGCTGACTCATACTATAGAGGTAGCTCAGATTGCCCGCACCATAGCGTATTCTTTGCGTTTGAACATGGATTTAACCGAGGCAATTGCTTTGGCCCATGATCTGGGGCACACGCCTTTTGGGCATGCCGGAGAGGAAATACTCGATGAGCTGATGCGAAGAGAGGGAGGGTTTAATCACAACATCCATGGCCTAAGGGTAGTCGATTTCTTGGAAGAAAGATACCCGGATTTCCCGGGGCTTAATTTAAGCTGGGAGGTTAGAGAGGGCATTGCCAAGCATTCTTCTTGTTTTGATAAGGCCGGCGCGATTAAGGATTTGGCTATTAATGAATCACCGACTTTGGAAGCTCAGGTAGTGGATATCGCCGATGAGATTGCCTATGATAACCATGATATTGATGACGGTATCACTTCGGGGCTTTTAAAAGATAGTGACCTTGAGGGTGTGGCTATCTGGGATAACCTTTGCAGTAAAATCAGCAAAGAGCATCCCAATATAAAATCAGATTTGCGTAAACACCTGCTGGTGCGTTCTTTGATTGACATGGAAGTAACAGACCTGATCAATTATACTCAAAAACGCCTTGCTGATTTGAAGATCAAGTCTTCCATGGAGGCAAAAAAGCTAAAAGAAAAAGTTGTGTCTTTGAGCCCTCAGATGCTTTCTTTGAGAAAGCCGCTTCGCGCGCTATTAATGCTTAAGTTGTATAAGCATTACCGCGTGGCGCGCATGAGCATTAAGGCCAAAAGATTTATTAGGGAATTATTTAATTTTTATTTAGCATATCCCCAGGCATTGCCGTCTGCTCTGCAGGCAAAAATAAAAGCCCAAGGGGAAAAAAGAGTCATATGCGATTATATCGCCGGGATGACGGACAGGTACGCTTTAGATGAATACAAAAAATTATTTGACCCCTACGAAAAGGTATAA
- a CDS encoding HD domain-containing protein codes for MNTKNYLTPTKRYKTLVSAIHSVYRLFNSTFELTELICRLTKLLCQIFSADYCQIILLDPSKKYSTFKSEVSHGRRIKYNKKLRIVGRMEKRIIKTLSSVRSDSAIGMPLVCEDIIGLIVIRRNKQVGGFDKFDYELLTTLAEQAIIGIRNFQLYEEQQKIVFGSIKSLVELLDIRVPQEYTHSPYFSRLVTAIGHQMHLDERQIQSLKYASLLHDTGKVDIPPEILTKTSKLTPEEYKIIKNHPMKGAQILKHLQILRPVIPMIMHHHERYDGTGYPSRLKKKQIPQGARIMAVADAFEAMVYGRPYRERMDTQSAIKEIKKKSGQQFDPKVVDAFLKTIKKINTKNYLKSIPK; via the coding sequence ATGAATACAAAAAATTATTTGACCCCTACGAAAAGGTATAAAACCTTAGTATCCGCGATACACAGCGTGTACAGGCTTTTTAATTCTACTTTTGAGCTTACCGAGCTTATCTGCCGGCTGACTAAACTTCTTTGCCAGATTTTCAGCGCTGATTACTGCCAGATCATACTTTTGGATCCCTCCAAGAAGTATTCAACCTTTAAAAGCGAAGTGTCTCATGGCAGGAGGATAAAATATAATAAAAAGCTGCGCATTGTCGGCAGGATGGAGAAGAGGATCATTAAGACCCTTTCTTCGGTAAGGTCTGATAGCGCCATCGGGATGCCTTTAGTCTGTGAGGATATTATCGGTTTAATCGTGATCAGAAGAAATAAGCAGGTAGGCGGATTTGATAAATTTGATTATGAGCTTCTTACTACCCTGGCGGAACAGGCGATTATCGGCATAAGGAACTTTCAGCTTTATGAAGAACAGCAAAAGATAGTCTTTGGAAGCATTAAATCGCTTGTGGAGCTTTTGGATATCCGCGTGCCGCAGGAATACACGCATTCACCGTATTTTAGCCGCCTTGTTACTGCCATAGGCCATCAGATGCACCTTGATGAAAGGCAGATCCAGAGCTTAAAATACGCCAGCCTTCTTCATGATACAGGCAAAGTGGATATTCCTCCCGAGATCTTGACTAAGACTTCAAAGCTTACCCCCGAAGAATATAAGATCATCAAGAACCATCCCATGAAGGGAGCGCAGATCTTAAAGCATCTGCAGATTTTGCGCCCGGTAATACCGATGATTATGCACCACCATGAAAGATACGACGGTACGGGGTATCCCTCAAGGCTTAAGAAGAAGCAGATCCCCCAAGGGGCAAGGATTATGGCGGTGGCTGATGCCTTTGAGGCTATGGTTTACGGAAGGCCTTATCGCGAAAGAATGGATACCCAGTCGGCAATCAAGGAGATTAAGAAAAAAAGCGGCCAACAGTTTGATCCTAAAGTAGTAGATGCCTTCCTTAAGACCATAAAGAAAATAAACACAAAAAATTACTTGAAATCTATCCCCAAATAG
- a CDS encoding SPOR domain-containing protein, giving the protein MKESNQQLELFSQSSPPQDNSGTMAMRFLSFAAGYEKAIVFIISLIVTGVVCFSFGIEQGKKRIPLEEGITQASLAARSSTDQASSGVYIIQVASFKDKTFAKKEADFLSRKGYPASLWSSSGKFVLCVGNFKSEEKARAVLSKLIKVYNDSFIRRL; this is encoded by the coding sequence ATGAAAGAAAGCAACCAGCAATTAGAATTATTTTCTCAAAGTTCTCCCCCGCAGGATAATTCCGGCACAATGGCGATGCGTTTCTTAAGTTTTGCTGCCGGATATGAAAAGGCCATTGTGTTTATTATTTCTTTGATAGTCACAGGGGTGGTTTGTTTTTCTTTTGGCATTGAGCAGGGCAAAAAAAGAATACCGCTTGAAGAAGGCATCACTCAGGCAAGCCTTGCCGCAAGATCATCAACTGATCAGGCATCCTCAGGCGTTTACATTATACAAGTAGCTTCTTTCAAGGATAAAACCTTTGCCAAGAAAGAGGCGGATTTTCTTTCCCGCAAAGGATATCCGGCAAGCCTTTGGTCGTCTTCGGGTAAGTTTGTTTTATGCGTGGGCAATTTCAAGAGTGAAGAAAAGGCACGGGCAGTGCTTTCAAAATTAATAAAAGTTTACAATGACAGTTTCATAAGGAGGTTATAA
- a CDS encoding small basic protein yields MAIHPSLRMSDKGKKQRSVLKRTERLKHMIDHGTWKQGDDIFGLPKIKTVALKIKKEKAAAAPAAGTEVAAAAPGAATAAAAAPAAKAAGKPAATKAAEKK; encoded by the coding sequence ATGGCTATACATCCGTCTTTACGCATGTCTGATAAAGGCAAAAAACAAAGGTCTGTGTTAAAGCGCACTGAACGGCTTAAGCACATGATAGATCATGGTACATGGAAACAGGGCGATGATATCTTCGGCCTTCCCAAGATTAAGACCGTGGCCCTAAAGATCAAAAAAGAAAAAGCCGCAGCCGCGCCTGCCGCCGGAACTGAAGTCGCAGCAGCAGCTCCCGGGGCCGCCACCGCAGCAGCAGCCGCGCCAGCAGCTAAGGCCGCTGGTAAGCCGGCAGCAACTAAGGCAGCCGAGAAGAAATAA
- a CDS encoding site-2 protease family protein — protein MTSIGDLILSFGFLIIAITVHEFSHGFVAYKLGDNTAKYSGRLSLNPLAHIDPFGTIILPILLYFTTGGRFVFGYAKPVPVNTMALGHPKRDIGFVSLAGPLSNITFAFLLSLLVRFLHLPGASNYFLVSLININVILGVFNLLPIPPLDGSGILISLLPQRLAIIYSSLERYGFILLIVLILFNITDYFVWPLVRLILNFMLGGVSI, from the coding sequence ATGACCAGCATCGGCGATCTGATTCTGTCTTTTGGGTTTCTTATTATCGCCATAACTGTGCATGAATTTTCCCATGGGTTTGTTGCCTATAAATTGGGAGACAATACCGCTAAATATTCCGGCCGGCTAAGCCTTAATCCTTTAGCTCATATTGATCCCTTTGGCACAATAATCTTACCCATTCTTCTGTATTTCACAACCGGCGGAAGGTTTGTTTTTGGCTATGCCAAGCCGGTGCCGGTTAATACCATGGCTTTAGGGCACCCCAAGAGGGACATCGGTTTTGTTTCTTTGGCTGGGCCGCTGTCGAATATAACATTCGCCTTTCTTCTAAGCCTCTTAGTGCGCTTTTTGCATCTTCCCGGGGCGTCCAATTATTTCTTGGTATCTCTAATTAATATCAACGTTATCTTAGGGGTGTTTAATCTATTGCCGATACCGCCTCTGGATGGTTCGGGAATATTGATATCGTTGCTTCCTCAAAGGCTTGCCATAATATACTCTTCTTTAGAGCGTTATGGATTTATCCTGCTTATAGTGCTTATTTTATTTAATATTACAGACTATTTTGTCTGGCCGTTGGTAAGATTAATCCTTAATTTTATGTTAGGCGGAGTATCAATATGA
- the aroB gene encoding 3-dehydroquinate synthase, with translation MKSIKVNLGKRSYSIIVGKGAVGLLGQKVKSLKLGDSAYIVTNPVIKRKFAPLLVKTLKAKKIDTYFKLIPEGERSKSFSYFQGLLEDLACYDKNRKVFVVALGGGVIGDLAGFVASVYKRGIAYLQVPTTLLAQVDSSIGGKTGIDVSRAKNLAGAIYQPRLVLSDPLFLKSLHKKQMVNAMAEIVKYALISDSMLFSYLEKNYKRLINKDPACLEHVVFVTSRIKSKIVEKDEADKKGIRIILNFGHTIGHAIEAASDFSYSHGQAVALGMICACRISQRLGFLDGKVVLRAEKLIKNIGLPRRIKGISLDKIINAYYKDKKFSGKKNRFVLIQGIGRPLVKEEIPLDLVKQVLASI, from the coding sequence ATGAAATCCATAAAAGTAAATTTGGGGAAGAGGTCTTATTCTATTATTGTCGGAAAAGGCGCGGTTGGTTTATTGGGGCAGAAGGTTAAAAGCCTTAAGCTGGGTGATAGCGCCTACATAGTGACCAATCCTGTTATTAAACGTAAATTTGCTCCGCTGTTAGTAAAAACTCTTAAAGCAAAAAAGATAGATACTTATTTTAAGCTTATCCCAGAGGGGGAGAGAAGCAAATCGTTTTCTTATTTCCAGGGCCTGCTTGAAGACTTAGCGTGTTATGATAAAAACAGGAAAGTGTTTGTTGTTGCTTTGGGTGGAGGGGTTATCGGGGATCTGGCGGGGTTTGTTGCTTCGGTTTACAAACGCGGGATCGCTTATCTGCAGGTTCCCACGACTTTATTGGCGCAAGTTGACTCTTCTATCGGGGGGAAAACCGGCATAGATGTCTCAAGGGCAAAGAATTTAGCCGGGGCGATTTATCAGCCCAGGCTAGTTTTAAGTGACCCCTTGTTCTTAAAATCTTTGCATAAGAAGCAGATGGTAAACGCGATGGCGGAAATCGTTAAATATGCTTTAATTTCCGATTCCATGCTTTTTTCCTATTTGGAGAAAAATTACAAGCGCCTCATCAATAAAGACCCCGCTTGTTTGGAGCATGTGGTTTTTGTCACAAGCCGCATAAAATCTAAAATAGTAGAAAAAGACGAAGCTGACAAAAAAGGCATCCGGATTATACTTAATTTCGGCCATACCATTGGGCATGCGATAGAGGCAGCTTCGGATTTTTCTTACAGCCACGGGCAGGCAGTGGCATTGGGCATGATTTGCGCCTGCCGGATAAGCCAGAGATTGGGATTTCTGGACGGTAAAGTTGTTTTAAGAGCAGAGAAACTGATCAAGAATATCGGCCTTCCCCGCAGGATTAAAGGAATTTCCTTAGATAAAATAATCAATGCCTATTATAAAGACAAGAAATTTTCCGGAAAGAAAAACCGCTTTGTGCTTATTCAGGGGATTGGCAGGCCTTTGGTAAAGGAAGAGATCCCTCTGGATTTGGTAAAGCAAGTGTTAGCTTCTATTTAG
- a CDS encoding PilZ domain-containing protein, whose protein sequence is MLEKYLNPSNKRCLNRIKAHQAVRYQIRGNQSFDSAVTDDLSCAGLSFTNDKFISLDTLLMFQINVLSRMISPIGRVCWVNNVPFSDRFRYGVQFVEVDPSQKRYLSDYVDMQGGKF, encoded by the coding sequence ATGCTGGAAAAATACCTTAATCCAAGCAACAAGAGGTGTTTGAACCGTATCAAGGCGCATCAGGCAGTACGCTATCAGATAAGGGGTAATCAGAGCTTCGATAGCGCGGTTACTGATGATCTAAGCTGCGCAGGACTGTCTTTTACCAACGATAAATTCATCAGTCTTGATACGCTTCTTATGTTTCAGATTAATGTTTTATCCCGCATGATAAGCCCTATCGGCAGGGTTTGCTGGGTTAATAACGTCCCGTTTTCAGATCGTTTCCGCTACGGAGTGCAATTTGTAGAAGTTGATCCCTCCCAGAAACGCTATCTAAGCGATTACGTGGATATGCAAGGCGGTAAATTCTAA
- a CDS encoding PilZ domain-containing protein, whose amino-acid sequence MPSKAQERRLHPRIEHALPLKIAANGYDFATTTENVSCLGAYCNIGKYVPPFTRISVKLNLPIATKKGVKSSKLECNGVIVRSQDDAKGGFNIAIFFNRINQAQKKSLSRYVGQFINPPVVSSKKA is encoded by the coding sequence ATGCCTAGTAAAGCGCAAGAACGCCGGCTTCATCCGCGTATTGAGCATGCTTTGCCCCTTAAGATAGCGGCAAACGGCTATGATTTTGCCACTACTACTGAGAATGTCAGTTGCCTTGGCGCTTATTGCAATATCGGCAAGTACGTTCCGCCTTTTACGCGCATATCGGTAAAGCTTAATCTTCCTATCGCCACCAAAAAGGGAGTTAAATCTTCCAAATTGGAATGTAACGGGGTAATCGTGCGTTCCCAGGACGATGCCAAGGGGGGTTTTAACATCGCCATATTTTTTAACCGTATCAACCAGGCCCAGAAAAAGTCACTTTCGCGTTATGTGGGGCAGTTCATAAATCCTCCCGTAGTTTCTTCAAAGAAAGCTTGA
- a CDS encoding DUF4416 family protein, whose translation MGQIKKPYPAKLFFGFIYQDASFYSQAIKIINRDFGRFDYQSVEFGFDYTDYYQPEFGLNLKRRFVSCQDLIDPAKLYKIKIFSNRLEDKFSSLGKRKVNIDPGMLDLAKVVLATTKDFAHRVYLNKGIFAEVTLLFKGKTYQHLPWTYPDYRTQKYIDLFLEMRKLYVLKIKDL comes from the coding sequence ATGGGGCAAATAAAGAAACCTTATCCTGCAAAATTATTTTTCGGTTTCATCTATCAAGACGCGTCTTTTTACTCCCAGGCAATAAAAATCATTAACCGAGATTTTGGCAGATTTGACTATCAAAGCGTAGAGTTTGGCTTTGATTACACTGATTACTATCAGCCGGAATTCGGGCTTAACTTAAAAAGAAGGTTTGTAAGCTGTCAGGACTTAATCGATCCCGCCAAGCTTTATAAAATCAAAATATTCTCCAATAGATTAGAGGACAAGTTTTCATCTTTAGGCAAAAGAAAGGTCAATATTGACCCCGGCATGCTTGATTTGGCTAAGGTGGTTTTGGCTACTACCAAGGATTTTGCCCATCGGGTTTATCTTAATAAGGGAATTTTTGCTGAAGTAACTTTATTGTTCAAAGGGAAAACCTATCAGCATTTGCCCTGGACATATCCTGATTACCGCACCCAAAAGTATATTGATCTATTTCTTGAAATGAGAAAATTGTATGTGCTTAAGATCAAAGATCTGTAG
- a CDS encoding M48 family metallopeptidase — protein sequence MCLRSKICSLLLLSVLLGGCVTVYNPATGKNEAMFIDTPLEVSFGENMDKQIKKEMKLSNNPLMVSRLEKIGNAVAGVSDRKDITYRFRVIDDKQLNAFTIPGGYIYVNSGLMDAANDDELACVIAHELGHLAARHPAKKMQAALGYQVIVGIAAGFDAKDYMMQAMDAVFSISSLGYSRKDELAADKLSVKYSRRAGYSPYGMVTMFAKLEKEAKANGKNNYPEFLRSHPPTDARIKGIENEIKEE from the coding sequence ATGTGCTTAAGATCAAAGATCTGTAGCTTATTACTGCTTTCTGTTTTATTGGGCGGCTGTGTCACCGTTTATAACCCTGCCACAGGGAAAAACGAGGCCATGTTTATTGACACCCCCCTTGAAGTATCCTTTGGGGAAAATATGGATAAGCAAATCAAGAAAGAGATGAAGCTGTCCAATAATCCCCTAATGGTCAGCCGCCTTGAGAAAATCGGCAACGCTGTAGCTGGCGTTTCTGATAGAAAAGACATAACTTACCGTTTCCGCGTTATTGATGATAAACAGCTCAACGCTTTTACCATTCCCGGCGGATATATTTATGTGAATAGCGGTTTGATGGATGCCGCCAATGATGATGAGTTGGCTTGTGTTATTGCCCATGAGCTTGGACATTTGGCAGCAAGACACCCCGCCAAAAAAATGCAGGCGGCTTTAGGCTATCAGGTAATAGTTGGCATTGCTGCTGGCTTTGATGCCAAAGATTATATGATGCAGGCGATGGACGCGGTTTTTAGTATATCAAGCTTAGGTTATAGCCGCAAAGACGAGCTTGCCGCGGATAAGTTATCGGTAAAATACTCCCGCAGGGCCGGATATAGCCCCTATGGGATGGTGACTATGTTTGCGAAACTTGAGAAAGAAGCTAAGGCTAACGGAAAAAATAATTACCCCGAATTCTTAAGGTCGCATCCTCCCACAGACGCAAGAATAAAAGGCATAGAAAATGAGATTAAAGAAGAGTAA
- a CDS encoding 4Fe-4S cluster-binding domain-containing protein — protein sequence MRLKKSNYIEAYSSGSLKKIADNLLNSLKSCAICPRRCQVNRLEGERGYCRTGILPKMYSYLSHHGEEPPVSGVKGSGVIFFSSCNMSCAYCQNYQFSQLDRGNEITFRQLANIMLGLQKLGCHNINFVTPTHVLPQILQGLLIAIPEGLKIPLVYNTNGYELPQIIKLLDGIIDVYLPDMRYADKDASVKYSDAADYPLYNQKAVKIMHEQVGIAKFDKKGFISRGLIIRHLVLPQGLSGTEKIMRFIAKEIGPDTYISLMSQYYPYHKALRDPGIARRITLEEYTAAREMMHNAGLGNGWTQDDNGLESLAGAHVEEKYEA from the coding sequence ATGAGATTAAAGAAGAGTAATTATATAGAAGCCTATAGCAGCGGCAGCTTAAAAAAGATAGCTGATAATCTGCTAAATAGCCTTAAATCCTGCGCAATTTGCCCGCGCCGCTGCCAGGTAAACCGCCTGGAAGGGGAGAGGGGGTATTGCCGCACAGGCATCCTGCCTAAGATGTATAGTTATTTGTCTCACCATGGCGAAGAGCCGCCTGTTTCCGGGGTAAAAGGTTCAGGGGTGATATTTTTTTCAAGTTGTAATATGTCTTGTGCCTACTGCCAGAATTATCAGTTCAGTCAGTTAGATAGAGGAAATGAAATAACTTTCCGGCAATTGGCTAATATAATGCTGGGCTTGCAGAAACTGGGTTGCCACAATATAAATTTTGTCACGCCCACCCATGTTCTGCCCCAGATTTTACAAGGTTTACTGATTGCTATTCCCGAAGGCCTAAAGATACCGTTAGTTTACAATACCAATGGCTATGAATTGCCGCAGATCATTAAACTATTAGATGGGATTATTGATGTGTATCTGCCTGACATGCGCTACGCGGATAAAGATGCGTCGGTTAAATATTCTGATGCCGCAGATTATCCTTTGTATAATCAGAAAGCAGTAAAAATCATGCATGAGCAGGTAGGCATTGCTAAATTTGATAAAAAGGGATTTATAAGCCGCGGGCTTATTATCCGGCATTTGGTTTTGCCGCAAGGATTATCCGGCACAGAAAAAATCATGCGTTTTATTGCCAAAGAAATAGGACCGGATACTTATATTAGTTTAATGAGCCAGTATTATCCGTATCACAAGGCTTTGCGGGATCCCGGTATCGCGCGAAGAATTACATTAGAAGAATATACCGCAGCGCGAGAAATGATGCACAATGCCGGGCTTGGTAATGGCTGGACACAGGATGATAATGGCTTAGAAAGTTTAGCCGGAGCGCATGTGGAAGAAAAATATGAAGCTTAA